The proteins below are encoded in one region of Acidobacteriota bacterium:
- a CDS encoding PAS domain S-box protein — translation MDEEAGKGGAGFAAGAASPSSFGPDWVEAVGWGVLELGPRGVVSWASPVAESVFGAGPGGLSGRHYTEILSPDSAQDFYGIFRRAYRSASPVAAKGLTVILAGGASKVVDVHASVVCGDSGEVRTVRGMVKEVVPEPPRAGLAALESPALQVCLLNGEGRVTFANAAWRKEDAAGSGLCDTEEGGDFLEALQRSHRSGRPSASDLEEGLRGVLSGRRSGYSLEYLCSWKDSPSWQSVTAHPLKEGGPEAGLLLVRRDVTERKLNQQELQTLYQALDASIDGLALLNPSGEFLYANPAFAHIHGFEAPVDLAGKRWSDLYPPEEYTKLKDLVFPHLKRVGYWSGELRGRKQGGEDLYQSLSLTYVDRGRLLICSVRDVSEQKAHEEALRASEEAFRTIFEGVRDGIAVVDPEGLTIKAANKALGGLFGYASPDPLLGRPLLDLLAPEDRQGVVERASLARAGGQASVHRCSAIRADGSVIQVDCNGSFTVYRNREAFLLTLRDVTAEVRALSALEMSERRLRAFFEGAPDSIFIKDGSLRYVQGNPAMARLLGIPVEEIPGKSDIDLFGPEVGAHIQEADRRVLAGEALEEEAVKPVAGTLHYFHTVKVPIRDVDGRVAGLCGIARDVTDRRREQEALKESEARFRHIVESVPDCYFYVHDEEGRYKYISPNIQAMTGYTPEYFQGPHAPLATDHPMNAESDRISERCLREGVAPPPLRWEIRHKEGRKRIIEAYERPVLREGKVVEVYGLCQDITRRLEMEERLARYREMELAGRLTSKVAREVEEPIIALGVTVQALQRKLGSGSPADAYLDVMAEQVKRLSDLLRDLTDLGREDGASERESRRVDFLIREALDAVEWEFPGEGNRVRTGALGAGLRVRVNGPRIVRALVHVMGNALKFSPAESPVIVEAERAGGEAVIRVEDRGSGFPEGILERAFDPFVSASGKRAGLGLAIVLRTVEDHGGKVWIRGNEGFPGATVRISLPLAEEEGPRAPGRLEGEVRR, via the coding sequence ATGGACGAAGAGGCCGGCAAGGGCGGTGCGGGTTTCGCGGCGGGCGCGGCCTCTCCGTCAAGTTTTGGACCGGATTGGGTGGAGGCGGTCGGGTGGGGTGTGCTCGAACTCGGCCCCCGCGGTGTGGTGTCGTGGGCCTCGCCGGTCGCCGAGTCGGTTTTCGGGGCCGGCCCCGGCGGCCTCTCCGGCCGCCACTACACGGAAATTCTCTCGCCCGACTCCGCCCAGGACTTCTACGGCATCTTCCGGCGCGCCTACCGATCCGCCTCTCCCGTTGCCGCAAAGGGCCTGACCGTCATTCTCGCCGGGGGTGCGTCCAAGGTGGTGGACGTCCATGCGTCCGTCGTCTGCGGGGATTCCGGCGAAGTGCGGACCGTCCGGGGGATGGTGAAGGAGGTCGTTCCCGAGCCCCCCCGGGCCGGTCTGGCGGCTTTGGAAAGCCCGGCCCTTCAGGTCTGCCTCCTGAACGGCGAGGGTCGGGTCACCTTTGCCAACGCGGCGTGGAGAAAAGAGGACGCGGCGGGGTCCGGCCTGTGCGACACGGAGGAGGGCGGCGACTTCCTGGAGGCGCTCCAGCGCTCCCATCGGTCCGGACGTCCCTCCGCCTCCGACCTGGAGGAGGGTCTCCGGGGAGTGTTGTCGGGGCGACGATCCGGTTACTCCCTGGAGTACCTGTGTTCCTGGAAGGATTCTCCCTCCTGGCAATCGGTCACCGCCCATCCGCTGAAGGAGGGCGGCCCCGAGGCGGGCCTTCTCCTGGTTCGCAGGGACGTCACGGAGCGCAAACTCAACCAGCAGGAACTCCAGACCCTGTACCAAGCCTTGGACGCGAGCATTGACGGGCTCGCGCTTCTGAATCCCTCGGGGGAGTTCCTCTACGCGAACCCCGCCTTCGCCCACATCCACGGTTTCGAGGCTCCCGTGGATCTCGCCGGAAAGCGGTGGTCCGACCTCTATCCTCCCGAGGAATACACGAAGCTGAAGGACCTGGTGTTTCCCCACCTCAAGCGGGTGGGATACTGGTCCGGGGAATTGAGGGGGCGCAAGCAGGGCGGGGAGGATCTGTACCAGTCTCTGTCCCTCACGTATGTGGATCGGGGACGCCTCCTCATCTGCTCGGTCCGGGATGTGTCCGAACAGAAAGCGCACGAAGAGGCCTTGAGGGCCAGCGAGGAGGCCTTCCGCACCATCTTCGAGGGAGTCCGGGACGGAATCGCCGTGGTGGATCCGGAGGGCCTGACCATCAAGGCCGCGAACAAGGCCCTTGGAGGGCTTTTTGGGTATGCCTCGCCGGACCCGCTCTTGGGGAGACCCTTGCTGGACCTCCTGGCGCCGGAGGACCGACAGGGGGTCGTGGAGCGCGCTTCCCTAGCGCGGGCGGGTGGCCAGGCCTCCGTCCACCGCTGTTCCGCCATCCGTGCCGACGGGTCCGTCATCCAGGTCGACTGCAACGGGTCTTTCACGGTCTATCGGAATCGTGAGGCCTTCCTCCTCACCCTGCGCGACGTCACGGCCGAAGTGCGGGCCCTGTCGGCCCTGGAAATGTCGGAGCGGCGCCTTCGGGCCTTCTTCGAAGGGGCGCCGGACTCCATCTTCATCAAGGACGGGAGCCTGCGTTACGTCCAGGGCAACCCGGCCATGGCGCGCCTCTTGGGCATCCCCGTGGAGGAGATCCCCGGCAAGAGCGACATCGACCTGTTCGGTCCCGAAGTGGGCGCCCACATTCAGGAGGCGGACCGACGGGTCCTTGCAGGCGAGGCCTTGGAAGAGGAAGCCGTGAAGCCTGTGGCGGGAACGCTCCACTATTTCCACACGGTCAAGGTGCCCATCCGTGACGTGGACGGGCGGGTCGCGGGCCTGTGCGGCATCGCGCGCGACGTCACGGACCGGCGACGGGAGCAGGAAGCCCTCAAGGAGAGCGAGGCGCGCTTCCGCCACATCGTGGAGAGCGTCCCGGACTGCTATTTCTACGTCCACGACGAGGAAGGACGCTACAAGTACATTTCTCCGAACATCCAGGCCATGACCGGTTACACCCCGGAGTACTTCCAGGGTCCGCATGCGCCTCTGGCCACGGACCATCCCATGAACGCCGAGAGCGACCGGATCTCCGAGAGATGCCTCCGCGAAGGGGTCGCCCCTCCCCCCCTGCGATGGGAAATCCGTCACAAGGAGGGAAGGAAACGGATCATCGAGGCCTACGAGAGGCCCGTGTTGCGGGAGGGCAAGGTCGTGGAGGTCTACGGCCTGTGCCAGGACATCACCCGGCGCCTCGAGATGGAGGAGAGGCTTGCGCGGTACCGGGAGATGGAGCTGGCGGGCAGGCTGACCTCCAAGGTGGCGCGGGAGGTGGAAGAACCGATCATCGCCCTGGGAGTGACCGTGCAGGCCCTCCAGCGGAAATTGGGGAGCGGATCGCCTGCCGACGCCTACCTCGACGTCATGGCGGAGCAGGTAAAACGGCTGTCGGACCTCCTGCGCGACCTGACGGATTTGGGCCGGGAGGACGGCGCCTCCGAGAGGGAGTCCCGGCGGGTGGACTTCCTGATCCGCGAAGCCCTCGACGCCGTGGAGTGGGAGTTCCCCGGGGAGGGGAATAGAGTCCGGACCGGAGCACTCGGTGCTGGCCTCCGCGTGCGGGTGAACGGGCCGAGAATCGTGCGCGCCCTGGTCCACGTCATGGGGAACGCGCTGAAGTTCTCGCCAGCGGAGTCGCCCGTCATTGTGGAGGCCGAGAGGGCGGGCGGAGAGGCCGTCATCCGCGTGGAGGACCGGGGAAGCGGTTTCCCGGAGGGGATCCTGGAGCGGGCCTTCGATCCCTTCGTCTCCGCGTCCGGTAAGCGGGCCGGGCTGGGCCTGGCGATTGTCCTGAGGACCGTGGAGGACCACGGCGGCAAGGTGTGGATCCGAGGCAACGAGGGATTTCCCGGCGCGACCGTTCGCATCTCCCTGCCCCTGGCGGAGGAGGAGGGGCCGCGCGCGCCGGGCCGCTTGGAGGGTGAGGTGCGACGGTGA
- a CDS encoding response regulator: MSQAIAGLATEISAKGGAYDVFCTHCGSVYDAAASDWCTCITDNPTFVCPHCGTCFCSEGPEFRRTFWESAPEELLRRRFAKRGFRSTLEPPMEEGNPLRRPLILVADDELDTRLVAYRVLVALGYGVVLAKNGMEAIHLARKYRPDLVLTDQMMPVLDGKHMCKRLKEDPETRDIPIILMTGLYKRESQRIEVLREFKADDFLTKPIPFERLGEVMEGWLTPVGR, from the coding sequence ATGAGCCAAGCAATCGCCGGCCTCGCCACGGAAATTTCCGCGAAGGGGGGCGCCTACGACGTTTTCTGCACGCACTGCGGATCCGTGTACGACGCCGCGGCGTCCGATTGGTGCACCTGCATCACCGACAACCCCACGTTCGTCTGCCCGCACTGCGGCACCTGTTTCTGCAGCGAAGGGCCCGAGTTCCGGAGGACCTTCTGGGAATCGGCGCCCGAGGAACTGCTTCGCAGGCGCTTCGCCAAGAGAGGGTTTCGCTCGACGTTGGAGCCTCCCATGGAGGAAGGGAACCCCCTACGCCGGCCGCTGATCCTCGTGGCGGACGACGAACTCGACACGCGCCTCGTGGCCTACCGGGTCCTCGTGGCCCTGGGTTACGGCGTGGTTCTGGCGAAGAACGGAATGGAGGCCATCCACCTCGCGAGGAAGTACCGGCCCGACCTCGTCCTCACGGACCAGATGATGCCCGTGCTGGACGGAAAGCACATGTGCAAGCGGCTGAAGGAGGACCCGGAGACGCGGGACATCCCGATCATCCTGATGACCGGCCTTTACAAACGCGAGAGTCAGCGCATCGAAGTCCTCCGAGAGTTCAAGGCCGATGACTTCCTGACCAAGCCCATCCCCTTCGAGCGTCTGGGAGAAGTGATGGAGGGATGGCTGACCCCCGTCGGCCGCTGA
- a CDS encoding ATP-binding protein yields the protein MPRTTEDECLDDLSVDLAGADSPEAVAEALGRHIRGRSEWKAAALVWPETAGLCRVWDLCAQDSSRFWRGPRRDMEESTEVGPAFAAPLMAALREDLAVRVDSGPEEFSPYLILQPAPAGRDGGGGRQPSLRFASLFRMAARLHSLNALLSNAKAQWEKAFDAASEVFVLHGPDGRIFRANTALSALTGIPIRRCIGKACAEILPGLCTGHDAAGIEWKCSQDGPHFLATTQTVNLGGEAATLHILRDVTEERRLAAAQEDRRTRDLVRNILQGIAHEIRNPLFGIQTLLQALDLRHAQDDQERVFTEKALREIHRLDAIVRRFLQLAFLDDATPPESGALEDLISQAAALLESRSPRPVRERIRPSASLRDRPVLVHRRSFVEALAEILDNACQFSPPDQPIDVSARWGEDHWELEVRDRGLGVAPGLEEKVLEPFFTTVPSRSGLGLTLAQAGMNRDGGRLTVGRSEATSGAAILIRFPLPRDRSDGGP from the coding sequence GTGCCGCGAACGACGGAGGACGAGTGCCTCGACGACCTCTCCGTGGATCTAGCCGGAGCCGACTCGCCTGAGGCGGTGGCCGAGGCGCTCGGGCGCCACATCCGGGGCCGGAGCGAATGGAAGGCCGCCGCGCTGGTCTGGCCCGAAACCGCGGGCCTGTGCCGGGTCTGGGACCTGTGCGCCCAGGATTCCAGCCGCTTCTGGAGGGGGCCGCGACGGGACATGGAGGAATCCACGGAGGTGGGACCGGCCTTCGCGGCCCCTCTCATGGCGGCGCTTCGGGAGGACCTCGCCGTGCGGGTGGACTCGGGCCCGGAGGAGTTCTCCCCCTATCTGATCCTCCAGCCGGCCCCCGCAGGGCGGGACGGGGGCGGAGGCCGCCAGCCCTCTCTCCGCTTCGCTTCCCTTTTTCGGATGGCCGCACGGCTTCATTCCCTCAACGCCCTCCTCTCGAATGCGAAGGCTCAGTGGGAAAAGGCTTTCGACGCCGCCTCCGAGGTGTTCGTTTTGCACGGACCGGACGGGCGGATCTTCCGGGCCAACACGGCCCTCTCCGCCCTCACCGGAATCCCCATCCGGAGGTGCATCGGGAAGGCGTGCGCCGAGATCCTCCCGGGGCTGTGCACGGGCCACGACGCCGCGGGAATCGAATGGAAATGCTCCCAGGATGGGCCGCATTTCCTGGCCACCACCCAGACGGTGAACCTGGGGGGCGAGGCGGCCACCCTTCACATCCTTCGGGACGTCACGGAGGAGAGGCGCCTGGCCGCGGCCCAGGAAGACCGCCGGACGAGAGACCTCGTGCGGAATATCCTTCAAGGCATCGCCCACGAAATCCGCAATCCCCTTTTCGGAATTCAGACCCTCCTGCAGGCCCTGGACCTTCGCCACGCCCAGGACGACCAGGAACGGGTGTTCACGGAAAAGGCCCTGCGCGAGATTCACCGCCTCGACGCCATCGTCCGGAGGTTCCTCCAGCTGGCCTTCCTGGACGACGCCACGCCTCCGGAGAGCGGGGCGTTGGAGGACCTCATCTCCCAGGCGGCCGCCCTGCTCGAATCGCGAAGCCCCCGTCCCGTCAGGGAGCGGATCCGGCCCTCGGCCTCCCTCCGGGACAGGCCCGTGCTCGTCCACCGCCGGAGCTTCGTGGAGGCCCTCGCCGAAATCCTCGACAACGCCTGCCAGTTCTCCCCCCCGGACCAGCCCATTGACGTCTCCGCGCGGTGGGGGGAGGACCACTGGGAACTCGAGGTCCGGGATCGGGGGCTGGGGGTGGCTCCCGGTCTGGAGGAGAAGGTCCTGGAGCCCTTCTTCACGACCGTTCCCAGCCGATCGGGCCTTGGTCTTACCCTCGCCCAGGCCGGGATGAACCGCGACGGAGGCCGTTTGACCGTCGGCCGTTCGGAAGCTACCTCAGGAGCCGCGATTCTGATACGATTCCCCTTGCCGAGAGATCGATCGGATGGGGGACCATGA
- a CDS encoding sigma-54 dependent transcriptional regulator: protein MKSVLLVDDEAAVRFGISRYLEAQGLRTAEAACLAEAREAMAREDFGAILLDVRLPDGDGMDFLKEIRRSDPTVPIILITGHGTIAMAVEAMREGADHFLTKPVDLRELEVLLGKALQLGVLRRENRALRERPRVLTPFLGSCEAMARLTPLLEASFRHRSPVFIRGETGTGKGLLARLIHERSGQRTEPFVELNCAGLKGEFLESELFGHARGAFTGAVEAKEGLLERAHRGTLFLDEIGDMDVTVQSKFLKVLEEKRFRPLGRVEERISDFRLVCATHQDVEKLIAEGRFRQDLYFRINTLTLTLPPLRERLDDLEALVQHLLGFIAGGRSLPRLDPRALDLLRSYSWPGNLRELHNVLERAYILSDGRELLPSHFFGLGSPATSQPADASPPSQALDLSGAEKAHIARVLRECKGNVPEAAKTLGVSRATLYRKISQHGLRLEDHR from the coding sequence ATGAAGAGCGTGCTCTTGGTGGACGACGAAGCGGCGGTCCGTTTCGGGATCAGCCGATACCTTGAGGCCCAGGGCCTTCGCACGGCGGAGGCGGCCTGCCTGGCCGAGGCCCGGGAGGCCATGGCGCGGGAGGACTTCGGCGCCATCCTGCTGGACGTCCGGCTGCCCGACGGGGACGGCATGGATTTCCTCAAGGAAATCCGCCGGTCCGACCCCACGGTTCCGATCATCCTCATCACGGGCCACGGAACCATCGCCATGGCGGTGGAGGCCATGCGCGAGGGGGCCGATCACTTCCTCACCAAACCCGTGGACCTGAGGGAACTCGAGGTCCTCCTCGGGAAGGCCCTCCAGCTCGGGGTCCTCAGGAGGGAAAACCGAGCCCTGCGGGAGAGGCCCCGCGTGCTGACCCCGTTCTTGGGGTCCTGCGAAGCCATGGCCAGGCTGACTCCCCTCCTCGAGGCCAGCTTCCGTCACCGCAGTCCCGTCTTCATCCGGGGCGAGACGGGGACCGGAAAGGGCCTTCTCGCGCGACTCATCCACGAGCGCAGCGGGCAACGCACCGAGCCCTTCGTGGAGCTCAATTGCGCGGGCCTCAAGGGGGAGTTTCTGGAAAGCGAGCTGTTCGGTCACGCGCGCGGCGCCTTCACCGGCGCGGTGGAAGCCAAGGAAGGCCTCCTGGAAAGGGCCCACCGGGGGACCCTCTTCCTGGATGAGATCGGCGACATGGACGTGACCGTCCAGAGCAAGTTCCTCAAGGTCCTGGAGGAAAAGCGGTTCAGGCCCCTGGGGCGCGTGGAGGAAAGGATCTCCGACTTCCGGCTCGTCTGCGCCACCCACCAGGACGTGGAGAAGCTCATCGCGGAGGGCAGATTCCGGCAGGACCTCTACTTCCGAATCAACACCCTGACCCTCACTCTTCCTCCCCTCCGAGAGAGGTTGGACGACCTGGAGGCGCTGGTCCAGCATCTCCTCGGTTTCATCGCCGGAGGGCGCTCCCTGCCGCGCCTCGACCCGAGGGCCCTCGACCTGCTCCGGTCCTACTCGTGGCCGGGGAACTTGCGGGAGCTTCACAACGTCCTGGAGCGGGCCTACATCCTGTCCGACGGCCGGGAGCTCTTGCCCTCCCACTTCTTCGGTCTTGGGAGTCCCGCGACCTCCCAGCCGGCGGATGCCTCTCCTCCATCCCAGGCCCTCGATCTGAGCGGGGCGGAGAAGGCCCACATCGCCCGCGTGCTCAGGGAATGCAAAGGGAACGTGCCCGAGGCAGCGAAGACGCTCGGCGTCTCCAGGGCGACCCTCTACCGAAAGATCTCCCAACACGGCCTGCGCCTGGAAGACCACCGCTGA
- a CDS encoding response regulator — MAYKILIVDDETATAFGLKALMESEDVKVLTASNAQAARRILGSEKIQVLLSDIRLSGTLDAEGLDLLRFVKEKCPDTKVILMTGYGDPAIMQKAFEMGASYYFEKPVEINVLSEAIHALGVPNRLKEGQV, encoded by the coding sequence ATGGCCTACAAGATCCTGATCGTGGACGATGAGACCGCAACCGCATTCGGCCTCAAGGCGCTCATGGAGAGCGAGGATGTGAAGGTCCTGACCGCCTCCAACGCCCAGGCGGCCCGTCGGATCCTCGGATCGGAGAAAATCCAGGTCTTGCTCTCCGACATCCGGCTGAGCGGAACGCTCGACGCCGAGGGGCTCGACCTTCTCCGCTTCGTGAAGGAGAAGTGCCCGGACACGAAGGTGATCCTGATGACGGGTTACGGCGATCCGGCCATCATGCAAAAGGCCTTCGAAATGGGCGCTTCCTACTACTTCGAGAAGCCAGTGGAAATCAACGTTCTGAGCGAGGCCATCCACGCCCTCGGGGTGCCCAACCGTCTGAAAGAGGGGCAGGTGTGA